The following coding sequences lie in one Myxococcus xanthus genomic window:
- a CDS encoding crotonase/enoyl-CoA hydratase family protein produces the protein MDGTYKSLRIEKNEGVAELVLTGPGKGNAMGPDFWREMPEAIRALDADDSVRVVLVRGEGKHFTFGLDLMGMMESLGPLLTGDGNLALERLKLLSLIGDMQQATEGMARCRKPVIAAVHGWCIGGGMDLIAACDFRYCSQDAKFSLREVKVGIVADLGALQRLPRIIGEGHTRELAYTGGDVDAARALRMGLVNEVFPSPEALLEEARATAKRISENAPLVVQGAKQVMEYCADKSIADGLRYVAVWNSAFLQSHDLAEAFSAFVERRPPHFQGR, from the coding sequence ATGGACGGGACCTACAAGTCGCTGCGCATCGAGAAGAACGAAGGCGTCGCCGAGCTGGTGCTGACCGGCCCCGGCAAGGGCAACGCCATGGGGCCCGACTTCTGGCGGGAAATGCCCGAGGCCATCCGCGCGCTGGATGCGGATGACTCCGTCCGCGTCGTGCTGGTTCGCGGCGAGGGCAAGCACTTCACCTTCGGCCTGGACCTCATGGGGATGATGGAATCCCTGGGGCCGCTGCTCACCGGCGACGGCAACCTGGCCCTGGAGCGCTTGAAGCTGCTGTCGCTGATTGGCGACATGCAGCAGGCCACCGAGGGCATGGCCCGCTGTCGCAAGCCCGTCATCGCCGCCGTGCACGGTTGGTGCATCGGTGGCGGCATGGACCTCATCGCCGCGTGTGATTTCCGGTACTGCTCCCAGGACGCGAAGTTCTCCCTGCGCGAGGTGAAGGTGGGCATCGTCGCCGACCTGGGCGCGCTCCAGCGCCTGCCTCGCATCATCGGCGAGGGCCACACGCGTGAGCTGGCCTACACCGGTGGCGACGTGGACGCGGCGCGTGCCTTGCGCATGGGGCTCGTGAACGAGGTGTTCCCCTCGCCGGAGGCCCTGCTGGAGGAGGCCCGGGCGACCGCGAAACGCATCTCCGAAAATGCCCCGCTTGTCGTCCAGGGCGCCAAGCAGGTCATGGAGTACTGCGCGGACAAATCCATCGCGGATGGCCTGCGTTATGTGGCGGTATGGAACTCCGCGTTCCTCCAGTCCCATGACCTGGCCGAAGCCTTTTCCGCATTCGTGGAACGCCGACCCCCTCACTTTCAGGGGCGCTGA
- a CDS encoding prephenate dehydrogenase/arogenate dehydrogenase family protein gives MTESIALLGYGRFGRALSGLLLEAGISHRVFEPRQDDVPDALRAPTLAEAVEGAELVVLAMPVSGMRSVLEALRPRLSPAQTVLDVGSVKVRPVQVLASVLGRDIPWVGTHPLFGPASLARGDLPRRTVVCPNELHPEAVRKAWVLFERIGCEVTELSPDAHDALMARTHVLTFFLAHGLLKAEAGKDLPFAPPSFQPVARLEEYARMEVPHLFGVVQSENPYARDARVRLLDALTRLHLGCESGRSGAPEPVATPPGLTDVRERVDALDRELVQLLNRRAQLIQQAAHLKAGHGLPLPDAEREASLLETRRQWAAEQGMDADDTEDVFRAVLRFSRRAVPTRSR, from the coding sequence ATGACGGAAAGCATCGCGCTGCTGGGGTACGGCCGCTTTGGCCGTGCCCTGTCTGGCCTCCTGCTGGAAGCGGGCATCTCGCATCGGGTGTTCGAGCCGCGCCAGGACGACGTGCCCGACGCGCTGAGGGCACCGACGCTCGCGGAGGCCGTCGAGGGCGCGGAGTTGGTGGTGCTCGCCATGCCCGTGTCTGGAATGCGCTCGGTGCTGGAGGCGCTTCGCCCGCGCCTGTCGCCCGCGCAGACGGTGCTCGACGTCGGAAGCGTCAAGGTGCGGCCCGTGCAGGTGCTGGCCTCCGTGCTGGGGCGGGACATCCCCTGGGTGGGCACGCATCCGCTGTTCGGCCCGGCCAGTCTGGCGAGGGGCGACCTGCCTCGCCGCACGGTGGTGTGCCCGAACGAGCTGCACCCGGAGGCCGTGCGCAAGGCCTGGGTACTGTTCGAACGCATCGGCTGTGAAGTGACGGAGCTGTCGCCGGATGCGCACGACGCGCTGATGGCGCGCACGCACGTGCTCACCTTCTTCCTGGCGCACGGACTGCTCAAGGCGGAGGCCGGAAAGGACCTGCCCTTCGCGCCGCCCAGCTTCCAGCCCGTGGCCCGCCTGGAGGAGTACGCACGGATGGAGGTGCCCCATCTCTTCGGCGTCGTGCAGTCGGAGAATCCCTACGCGCGGGACGCACGGGTGCGGCTGCTGGATGCCCTCACGCGGCTCCACCTGGGTTGTGAATCAGGGCGCTCGGGCGCGCCGGAGCCTGTCGCCACGCCGCCTGGGCTGACGGACGTCCGGGAGCGCGTGGATGCGTTGGACCGAGAGCTGGTGCAACTGCTGAATCGTCGCGCCCAGCTCATCCAGCAGGCGGCACACCTGAAGGCCGGGCATGGACTCCCGCTGCCAGACGCGGAGCGCGAGGCGAGCTTGCTGGAGACCCGGCGTCAGTGGGCCGCGGAGCAGGGGATGGACGCGGACGACACGGAAGACGTGTTCCGTGCCGTCCTGCGCTTCTCACGCCGTGCCGTGCCCACGCGCTCCCGTTGA